A stretch of DNA from Serinibacter arcticus:
CCCGACGCCCCGGTGCCCCCGGCTCCGGAGGCCGCGGCCAGGGCGGCTCCGGACGTCGTCGCACCGGACGCTGACGCCGCGGCCACCGGCCGGCACCTCCCCCGAGAACGACGACGCCCCCGGCACCGTGCGGTGCCGGGGGCGTCGTCGTGGTGACGGCTCAGTCGAGGTAGTCGCGCAGGACCTGCGAGCGCGAGGGGTGACGCAGCTTCGACATCGTCTTGGACTCGATCTGACGGATCCGCTCGCGCGTGACGCCGTAGACCTTGCCGATCTCGTCCAGCGTCTTCGGCTGGCCGTCGGTCAGGCCGAAGCGCATCGAGACGACGCCGGACTCGCGCTCCGACAGGGTGTCGAGGACCGCGTGCAGCTGCTCCTGCAGCAGCGTGAAGCTGACCGCGTCGGCCGGGACGACGGCCTCGGAGTCCTCGATCAGGTCACCGAACTCGCTGTCACCGTCCTCGCCCAGCGGGGTGTGCAGGGAGATCGGCTCGCGACCGTACTTCTGGACCTCGACGACCTTCTCCGGCGTCATGTCGAGCTCCTTGGCGAGCTCCTCGGGCGTGGGCTCGCGGCCCAGGTCCTGGAGCATCTGCCGCTGGACGCGGGCGAGCTTGTTGATGACCTCGACCATGTGCACCGGGATGCGGATGGTGCGGGCCTGGTCGGCCATGGCGCGCGTGATCGCCTGACGGATCCACCAGGTGGCGTACGTGGAGAACTTGTAGCCCTTGGTGTAGTCGAACTTCTCGACGGCGCGGATCAGACCGAGGTTGCCCTCCTGGATCAGGTCCAGGAACAGCATGCCGCGGCCGGTGTAGCGCTTGGCGAGCGAGACGACGAGGCGGAGGTTGGCCTCAAGCAGGTGGTTCTTGGCGCGACGTCCGTCGGCGGCGATCCACTCCAGCTCGCGCCGGATGTGGAACTCCATCTGGCCGCCCTCGCCGAGCTTCTCGTCGGCGAACAGACCGGCCTCGATGCGCTTGGCGAGGTCGACCTCCTGCTCGGCGTTCAGCAGGGCGACCTTGCCGATCTGCTTGAGGTAGTCCTTGACCGGGTCGGCCGTGGCGCCGGCCGTGACGACCTGCTGCGCCGGGGCGTCGTCGTCGTCGGCGTCGGAGTAGACGAAGCCGCTGGTGGACTCCTCGTCCTCCTTCTCACCGGCCTTCTTCTCGGCGCCGTCGGCCGTCGTCTCGGTGGCGTCGGCCTCGGTCTCCTCGACCTCGACCTCCTCGGACTCGGTCTCCTCAGAGGTCGACCCGGCGGCGGCCTTGGCCGTCTTCGCCGTCGTGGTCTTCGCTGCGGCCCGCTTGGCGGGCGCGGCGGCGGTCTTGCGAGCGGGCGTCTTGCGCGCGGGCTT
This window harbors:
- a CDS encoding RNA polymerase sigma factor; the protein is MLLLALPSAERFYVSVSTPTATSTLDESGEAKPARTTARRTSTASRAKAKPSVDAPAEAADESTTPAKPARKTPARKTAAAPAKRAAAKTTTAKTAKAAAGSTSEETESEEVEVEETEADATETTADGAEKKAGEKEDEESTSGFVYSDADDDDAPAQQVVTAGATADPVKDYLKQIGKVALLNAEQEVDLAKRIEAGLFADEKLGEGGQMEFHIRRELEWIAADGRRAKNHLLEANLRLVVSLAKRYTGRGMLFLDLIQEGNLGLIRAVEKFDYTKGYKFSTYATWWIRQAITRAMADQARTIRIPVHMVEVINKLARVQRQMLQDLGREPTPEELAKELDMTPEKVVEVQKYGREPISLHTPLGEDGDSEFGDLIEDSEAVVPADAVSFTLLQEQLHAVLDTLSERESGVVSMRFGLTDGQPKTLDEIGKVYGVTRERIRQIESKTMSKLRHPSRSQVLRDYLD